The stretch of DNA ATGCGTGCCACGGACCGGCTCGAAGGTTTTTTCCGGCAGACCGAAGACTTCGTCGGCGCGGAGTTCGGCACCCGGGTCGCGCAGAAAATATGTCCAGTGACCGAGCGGTTGGCGGAACTCTTCCGATTCGACCGGTACGGGCGTGAACGCCGACACCTGCGCCGATAGGCAATAGAGAAAAATAACCAGGCAGAGACGCGGCAGCATGTAGGAACCCGAATGGTACAAAGTCGGCGGTCAAGCGGGGCACCAGTACCCACAGCATGCGGGAGATGGGTGCGCGAATGGCAAGCGAACTTCGCCTGGTGCCTGATCTGCTCAAGCAACCCATAGATATCAGACGCTTGCGACTTTGCCCGGATCAGAGCCGCCTCGCAATCGGCAATTGCCTCAACTTGGCGGCATATCATGAAACCTGAAATTCAATCGGATGAATTGTCGGAACGCTTGTCGAAGATCGAATCGACTGGCGGGACGCGGGTATCGTTTTCCATCTGCGCATCATGCTCGAGCTGGTGGCTGAAGCTCTCGAGCGAGCCATGGCTCGTATTTGCGTCGCTGGCGAACACCGGTGGGCTCAGCAGGTAGGTACTGATCAGACGGCTCATCGCTGCCAGGCTGTCAATATGGGTCCGTTCGTAGCCGTGGGTCGCATCGCAGCCGAACGCAAGCAGGGCGGTACGGATGTCGTGTCCTGCCGCAATCGCCGACTGAGCGTCACTGTGGTAATACCGAAACAGGTCACGGCGCACCGGTATATTGTGGTTCTCACCCAGTTTGATCAGGTGCCGTGACAGGTGATAGTCATAGGGCCCGCCAGAGTCCTGCATCGCAACGGTTACGGCGTGCTCGCTTGACTCCTGACCTTTGGCGCTCGGTGCGATGTCGATGCCGACAAATTCACTGACGTCCCACGGCAACGCGCCGGCCGCACCGGAGCCTGTTTCTTCGGTAATGGTGAATAAGGGATGACAGTCGATTGGCAATTCCTGGCCACTCTCGACCACAGCCTTCAATGCAGTCAACAACGCCGCGACGCCCGCCTTGTCGTCTAGGTGCCGTGCGCTGATATGGCCGCTTTCGGTGAACTCGGGCATCGGATCGAATGCGACGAAATCGCCGATGTTGATACCCAGACCAACGGTGTCGGCTCGGCAGGAGGTATGTGCATCCAGGCGTAGCTCAACGTGGTCCCAGCTGATAGGCATCTCATCGACTGCCTTGTTGAACGCGTGGCCGGAGGCAAGCAATGGCAACACGCTGCCGCGGATGACACCGTTGTCGGTGAACACACTGACGCGGCTACCTTCGGCGAATCGGCTTGACCAGCAGCCGACTGGCGACAGGCCCAGGCGACCCGTGTTGTGAATCTCTCGAACGCTGGCGCCGATGGTATCCAGGTGCGCGGCGATGGCGCGATCGGGGCTGTCCTTGAGGCCTTTGAGTGTCGCGCGAATGGTGCCGCGCCGAGTCAGCTCGAAGGGGATATCCAGTTCTTTCAGGCGTTCGGCGACGTAACGCACGATGGTGTCGGTAAACCCGGTGGGGCTGGGAATCGCCAGGGTTTCCAGTAATACGCGTTGCAGGTAGTTGAGATCGGGCTCGGGTAGCTTTGCAGTCATGATAATTCCTTGGTGGCACGTGAATGGCTGCCGCCATGCGGTTGACTGAATGTGCGCGGTGCCATGTTAAGCGTGGCGCCGCGGACGACGGTTGTGCCGCCTGGTCCGTGGCGCTTCACGGCTAATGGGTGTTATGGCTGAGCGGAAACAGCAGGTCGATGAATCGCTCCGCGGTTGGCTGCGGATGGTGGTTCGCCAGGCCGACGCGCTCATTGGCCTCGATGAATACGTACTCTGGTTGGTCCGCGGCCTGCACCAGCAGATCCAGGCCAACGACAGGAATATCCAGCGCACGTGCGGCGCGAACGGCCGCATCGATCAGCTCGGGATGGAGTCGATCCGTGACGTCATCGAGGGTGCCGCCGGTATGCAGGTTCGCGGTCCGTCGCACGGCCAGATGCTCGCCGCGTGGCAGGACGCTGTCGTAGTCGAAACCGGCATCTTCGATGCAGCGCTGGGTTTCTCTGTCCATCGGAATCCGGCTCTCGCCACCGGTCGCTGCCTGACGGCGGCGACTTTGGGCTTCGATCAGTTCACGGATGCTGTGGCTTCCATCGCCCACCACCTCCGCGGGCCGGCGAATGGCTGCTGCCACCACGTCGTAGCCGATCACCACCACGCGTAAGTCAAGACCTGGGTGGTAGCTTTCGAGCAGCACGCGCTGGTCGAACTGGCGTGCCTGGACGATAGCGCTCCCCAGCGCCTCAACGCTGCGCAGATCAACCGAGACGCCGTGACCCTGTTCGCCATCGACGGGCTTGACCACGACGCTGCCGTGTTCCTCGAGAAACGCGGCGTTGCTTTCTTCTGACCCTGCCAATTGTTGCGCCGGCAGTTTCAGGCCGGCTTTGGCAAGGGTGCGATGGGTCAGGCATTTGTCCTGGCACAACGTCATGCTGACCGCGGAGGTCAGGTCTGACAGCGACTCGCGGCAGCGCACCTTGCGGCCGCCCTGGGTCAGCGTGAACAGCCCAGCCTCGGCGTCATCGATACTGATCTCGATGCCGCGTCGACGCGCTTCGTCGACGATGATCCGCGCGTAGGGGTTCAGCTCGGCTTCCGGCCCGGGACCGAGAAACAACGCCTGGTTAATGGTGTTCTTGCGTTTGACGGTGAAGGTCTGCAAGTCGCGGAAGCCGAGCTTGGCGTACAGCGCCTTGGCCTGCTTGTTGTCATGCAATACGGACAGGTCCAGGTAGGCCAGGCCACGGCCCATGTACTGTTCGATCAGGTGACGGACCAGCGCTTCGCCAACGCCCGGGCGCGTGCAGCTCGGGCCGACCGCCAGACACCAGAGGCTGGAGCCGTTCTCGGGGTCGTTGAACGCTTTCTGGTGGTTG from Pseudomonas sp. DNDY-54 encodes:
- a CDS encoding osmoprotectant NAGGN system M42 family peptidase, whose amino-acid sequence is MTAKLPEPDLNYLQRVLLETLAIPSPTGFTDTIVRYVAERLKELDIPFELTRRGTIRATLKGLKDSPDRAIAAHLDTIGASVREIHNTGRLGLSPVGCWSSRFAEGSRVSVFTDNGVIRGSVLPLLASGHAFNKAVDEMPISWDHVELRLDAHTSCRADTVGLGINIGDFVAFDPMPEFTESGHISARHLDDKAGVAALLTALKAVVESGQELPIDCHPLFTITEETGSGAAGALPWDVSEFVGIDIAPSAKGQESSEHAVTVAMQDSGGPYDYHLSRHLIKLGENHNIPVRRDLFRYYHSDAQSAIAAGHDIRTALLAFGCDATHGYERTHIDSLAAMSRLISTYLLSPPVFASDANTSHGSLESFSHQLEHDAQMENDTRVPPVDSIFDKRSDNSSD
- the ngg gene encoding N-acetylglutaminylglutamine synthetase produces the protein MQKSQAYGQRLLRGQAPTYERLQARLAEDGQEEPQRPVTLHCGWGRILIGHTYSDPAELATDLLDEQAGERDIALYVAAPHQVLSYAPQQLFLDPSDTMRIWFTDYRPARRSFRGFGIRRAQSDADWKAINCLYQSRGMLPVNPELCTPRENGGPVYWLAEDDDSGQIIGSVMGINHQKAFNDPENGSSLWCLAVGPSCTRPGVGEALVRHLIEQYMGRGLAYLDLSVLHDNKQAKALYAKLGFRDLQTFTVKRKNTINQALFLGPGPEAELNPYARIIVDEARRRGIEISIDDAEAGLFTLTQGGRKVRCRESLSDLTSAVSMTLCQDKCLTHRTLAKAGLKLPAQQLAGSEESNAAFLEEHGSVVVKPVDGEQGHGVSVDLRSVEALGSAIVQARQFDQRVLLESYHPGLDLRVVVIGYDVVAAAIRRPAEVVGDGSHSIRELIEAQSRRRQAATGGESRIPMDRETQRCIEDAGFDYDSVLPRGEHLAVRRTANLHTGGTLDDVTDRLHPELIDAAVRAARALDIPVVGLDLLVQAADQPEYVFIEANERVGLANHHPQPTAERFIDLLFPLSHNTH